The Antarcticibacterium sp. 1MA-6-2 genome has a window encoding:
- a CDS encoding two-component regulator propeller domain-containing protein, translated as MNWRLYLPIILLLSLWCKAGAQELPLTHFTSDSEVNALPSALVTHIYQDRQGYIWFAVFTSGLLRYDGSGMELYGKEKGLRDLGVWQIIEDGEGYLWVSSGSGLVVSEKPCTNIQVKKKSGLHHYSKEFYWPEMKQEQINI; from the coding sequence ATGAATTGGAGGTTATATCTACCAATTATTCTCTTATTATCATTGTGGTGTAAAGCGGGAGCACAGGAGCTTCCGCTTACTCACTTTACAAGTGATAGTGAAGTAAACGCTCTACCCTCTGCCCTTGTAACTCATATTTACCAGGACAGGCAGGGCTATATTTGGTTTGCGGTTTTCACATCGGGATTGTTGAGGTATGATGGTTCGGGAATGGAACTTTATGGAAAAGAAAAAGGTTTAAGGGATTTAGGAGTTTGGCAAATAATTGAAGATGGAGAAGGCTATTTATGGGTTTCTTCCGGTTCAGGTCTCGTTGTTTCTGAGAAACCCTGCACGAATATTCAGGTGAAAAAGAAATCAGGTTTACACCACTATTCAAAGGAATTTTATTGGCCAGAGATGAAGCAAGAACAAATCAACATCTAG
- a CDS encoding SdrD B-like domain-containing protein codes for MKQCISLVTAVLLLGFMFAGCEADESIQLIEADSGTSTAEEIFPTNKLQEDHLPAYFVAQLEKYETVMLNTYTVNFIGRTVTGTGNNVTTTFKYKVSGGGATPQLDSFTLEIPGCAGNLQNQSPNRAFNLYEDAIKWNKSVSKDGSQDYSMTMRGNIPLGVINVTATRGSISDTKEILGPCKGVFTLNGSIYIDANSDGFKQASESGIPSFLIDLFDENDKLIATVPTSANGSYSFMVLQGTYKIAVNGDLLNDENYTAAGNTFFTIENLQENGLNYNFGYLVNTSKIIQQLDDGKIRVNTEPTKFWVQQIRHAGKKGSLYSKEDIRNLLIEVEGMLLPEPFQFGNDKEAMALSILSRPIRTELDEFLQQLLTAELNIASDRGAFNPETNELNSGFNTALLIYSEAVACTDLEICPAETTSTSRRVEEIKALRSSDTKMLLSFNGSGGV; via the coding sequence ATGAAACAATGTATTTCTCTTGTAACAGCTGTGCTGTTATTGGGATTCATGTTTGCAGGTTGTGAAGCAGACGAATCTATTCAACTAATTGAAGCCGACTCAGGAACATCCACGGCTGAAGAAATTTTTCCAACAAATAAACTTCAGGAAGATCATTTACCTGCCTATTTTGTTGCTCAACTCGAAAAATATGAAACTGTTATGCTTAATACCTATACAGTAAACTTCATAGGCAGGACAGTAACAGGAACCGGAAATAACGTAACAACCACTTTTAAGTACAAGGTAAGTGGAGGAGGAGCTACTCCCCAGTTAGACAGTTTTACTCTTGAAATTCCTGGTTGTGCAGGTAATCTACAAAACCAGTCACCCAACAGGGCTTTCAATTTATATGAAGATGCTATTAAATGGAACAAATCGGTTTCTAAAGATGGCAGCCAGGATTATTCAATGACTATGCGAGGAAATATACCTTTAGGGGTTATCAATGTTACAGCCACAAGGGGAAGTATATCTGACACTAAAGAGATTTTGGGTCCCTGCAAAGGGGTATTTACTCTAAATGGTAGTATTTATATTGATGCTAATTCCGATGGTTTTAAACAGGCTTCAGAATCTGGAATACCTTCCTTTCTCATCGATCTATTCGATGAAAATGACAAGTTAATTGCTACAGTTCCCACTTCAGCAAACGGTTCATATTCCTTTATGGTTCTTCAGGGAACCTACAAAATCGCTGTAAATGGAGACCTTCTTAACGACGAAAATTATACAGCTGCTGGTAATACGTTCTTCACTATTGAAAATTTACAGGAAAATGGACTTAATTATAACTTTGGTTATTTAGTTAATACCTCCAAAATTATACAACAGCTGGATGATGGAAAAATTAGAGTCAATACTGAACCTACTAAATTCTGGGTCCAACAAATTAGACATGCCGGAAAGAAAGGAAGTTTATATTCAAAAGAAGATATCAGAAATCTTTTAATAGAAGTTGAAGGCATGTTACTGCCAGAACCATTTCAATTTGGTAATGATAAAGAGGCTATGGCCCTAAGTATATTGTCAAGGCCAATAAGAACAGAGCTGGATGAATTTCTACAGCAGCTTCTCACTGCAGAATTAAACATTGCGAGTGACCGAGGAGCTTTTAATCCTGAAACCAATGAATTGAATTCTGGATTTAATACAGCATTGTTAATTTATTCTGAGGCCGTAGCCTGTACCGATCTGGAAATTTGTCCTGCAGAAACAACAAGTACTTCCCGCAGAGTGGAAGAGATTAAAGCATTAAGATCTAGTGACACTAAAATGCTTTTATCTTTTAATGGCTCCGGGGGTGTCTAG